The Cervus elaphus chromosome 12, mCerEla1.1, whole genome shotgun sequence genome includes a region encoding these proteins:
- the LOC122705321 gene encoding inactive ribonuclease-like protein 9, with amino-acid sequence MGALINMQPLFLLFLLLKPLQFVRIYDPSLSDERREELEDYIDDLYATGPTKPPTKEAFKTHVIINSEMPLTDQGYCNQEMKMKRVHNRLHCVKEHFFLQASYNDIQELCHNIFVQCTNGVRKCHRSQQIISGVHCALKSGTMMPFCEYTSSYRQGWVLITCQWDDIVGEIIPVSVIDILAI; translated from the coding sequence ATGGGGGCTCTGATCAACATGCAGCCCCTGTTTCTGCTCTTCCTGCTGCTGAAGCCACTGCAGTTTGTGAGGATATATGATCCATCTTTATCAGATGAACGACGAGAAGAATTAGAAGACTATATAGATGACTTATATGCTACAGGGCCTACCAAACCACCTACCAAGGAAGCGTTCAAAACCCATGTCATTATTAATTCTGAAATGCCATTAACTGATCAAGGCTACTGCAATCAAGAAATGAAGATGAAACGTGTTCACAATAGGCTTCATTGTGTTAAAgagcatttcttcctccaagcaTCATATAATGACATTCAAGAGCTCTGTCATAACATTTTTGTGCAATGCACAAATGGGGTTAGGAAATGTCACAGGAGCCAGCAAATAATATCTGGAGTGCATTGTGCTTTAAAAAGTGGGACCATGATGCCATTTTGTGAATACACATCATCTTACAGACAGGGATGGGTCCTTATCACTTGTCAATGGGATGATATTGTTGGAGAAATTATCCCTGTGTCTGTAATTGATATTTTGGCCATATAA